One Halostella limicola genomic window carries:
- a CDS encoding universal stress protein, with protein sequence MNVLLGIAGSEESDDALRETVDRAAEAGDDLTIAILEGADHDRSADDLESQAREMVDDAGIDATIRRVSGDPGSELVEIAEREAFDRLVIGGGQRSPMGKIQLGSITEFVLLNAQVSVTLVR encoded by the coding sequence ATGAACGTACTGCTGGGCATCGCGGGGAGCGAGGAAAGCGACGACGCGCTCCGGGAGACGGTCGACAGAGCGGCCGAGGCGGGCGACGACCTGACGATCGCGATCCTCGAAGGGGCCGACCACGACCGGTCGGCGGACGACCTGGAGTCGCAGGCGCGGGAGATGGTCGACGACGCGGGGATCGACGCGACCATCCGCCGGGTCTCCGGGGATCCGGGGAGCGAACTGGTCGAGATCGCCGAGCGCGAGGCATTCGACCGACTCGTCATCGGGGGCGGCCAGCGGAGCCCGATGGGCAAGATCCAGCTCGGGTCGATCACGGAGTTCGTCCTGCTGAACGCGCAGGTGTCGGTGACGCTGGTACGATGA
- a CDS encoding DUF7529 family protein: MASSGTDDSVLEFWDEVVDDMEATAEEYRENGWNPIELHPGDVTALPPDHERFGLDVLVPDDEYETVREAVEAEKAAFDDVEVFRAATAGTVFLVVAVRDEATGRVVLVPAFYGVREAQETIDGARERGSLPVHLRTLSNEEVVTFEPDDPTPLFPPSGE; encoded by the coding sequence ATGGCGAGTAGCGGGACGGACGACAGCGTGCTGGAGTTCTGGGACGAGGTCGTCGACGACATGGAGGCGACGGCCGAGGAGTACCGCGAGAACGGCTGGAACCCGATCGAGCTTCACCCGGGCGACGTGACGGCGCTCCCGCCGGACCACGAGCGGTTCGGGCTGGACGTGCTGGTGCCCGACGACGAGTACGAGACCGTGCGCGAGGCCGTGGAGGCCGAGAAAGCGGCGTTCGACGACGTGGAAGTGTTCCGCGCGGCGACCGCCGGCACGGTCTTTCTCGTCGTCGCGGTGCGGGACGAGGCCACCGGCCGCGTCGTGCTCGTGCCGGCGTTCTACGGCGTCCGCGAGGCCCAGGAGACGATCGACGGCGCGCGCGAACGGGGCTCGCTCCCGGTCCACCTGCGGACGCTGTCGAACGAGGAAGTCGTCACCTTCGAACCGGACGACCCGACGCCGCTGTTCCCGCCGAGCGGGGAGTAG
- a CDS encoding DUF5806 family protein: protein MSDDAPKTTPDGDDDRRSSDPRSRDRERSAADEASTEDPRPDAPEDDGATDDDPQPRVPDDVRKYDRFQKMDGAQYDRANEFLRDRTYITAREWAIARLCADFRTETGVEMTKIGENLPELVPFMTDTYTPQAVNQARASFEEKVRKAGATFLYGAMSDFFTAEELDEVMYETTEVAKFLLEVEGVDLSVEEELEAEDRISAVMREVRESSEQLRHEGTECPHCGEEIAADD from the coding sequence ATGAGCGACGACGCGCCGAAGACGACTCCCGACGGAGACGACGACCGACGCTCGTCGGACCCTCGCTCGCGGGACCGCGAGCGATCGGCCGCGGACGAGGCGTCGACCGAGGACCCCCGGCCGGACGCGCCAGAGGACGACGGCGCGACCGACGACGACCCGCAACCCCGCGTCCCGGACGACGTGCGGAAGTACGACCGCTTCCAGAAGATGGACGGCGCGCAGTACGACCGCGCCAACGAGTTCCTGCGGGACCGCACGTACATCACGGCCCGCGAGTGGGCCATCGCGCGGCTCTGTGCGGACTTCCGAACCGAGACCGGCGTCGAGATGACGAAGATCGGCGAGAACCTGCCGGAGCTCGTGCCGTTCATGACCGACACCTACACCCCGCAGGCGGTCAACCAGGCCCGCGCCTCGTTCGAGGAGAAGGTCCGAAAGGCCGGCGCGACCTTCCTCTACGGCGCGATGAGCGACTTCTTCACCGCGGAGGAACTCGACGAGGTGATGTACGAGACGACCGAGGTCGCGAAGTTCCTGCTCGAAGTCGAGGGCGTCGACCTCTCCGTGGAGGAGGAACTGGAGGCCGAGGACCGCATCTCGGCGGTCATGCGCGAGGTGCGCGAGTCGAGCGAGCAGTTGCGCCACGAGGGGACGGAGTGTCCGCACTGCGGAGAGGAGATCGCTGCCGACGATTAG
- a CDS encoding ABC transporter ATP-binding protein, with product MPDLLSISDLRTQFATDRGRVKAVDGIDLTIREGETVGLVGESGSGKSVTALSAMDLVDDPGEVVGGQVEFHDPDLARRLAEEYPGRADEFVDRSEGVVDLTSAPEAAMRSVRGGEMSMIFQDPMTSLNPALTVGEQVAESLQLHQYGGRKPDNWWNAVRETLPSLRGGGISEEVLNATAEILAEVGIPEPEARLDDYPHEFSGGMRQRVLIAIALACRPQLLIADEPTTALDVTIQAQILDLINDLQEEFGMSVLFITHDLGVVAETCDRVAVMYAGEIVEEGPVEEIFHNPSHPYTYTLLESIPSEDKDRLTPIEGNVPDLIDMPPGCNFAPRCPWAQPECTEGEIPYLQHGPDDVNHRAKCVLEEFDTSEYGDDGAGVSAESEVFTGDPLVSVDGLKKHFSQADDLLDKWLADEPQAVRAVDGVDFDLYEGETLGLVGESGCGKSTTGRALLRLVEPTDGTVLYAGDDLATLDDDALRERRKDMQMIFQDPLSSLDPRMTVAQTIMEPLKIHDLPEESEHGDRSERRARQERVDELIEAVGLDPDQRDRYPHELSGGQRQRVGIARALAVDPDFIVADEPVSALDVSVQAQILNLLEDLQEEFDLTYLFIAHDLSVVRHISDRVAVMYLGKIVEVAETDELFADPKHPYTRALLSSIPEPDPLADTDDRIILEGDVPSPIDPPSGCRFRTRCPEVIPPEDLDVDQATYREIMDYRERVEDEAIPVEAIEASSADVADAKAATDGGQTPVEPAETDATRASTVADLRERLFDRPPRGEAGDVVDESLRLVVDEEWDRAAELLCDNFESVCERESPELGRDRHPAACHLYPDS from the coding sequence GTGCCAGATCTACTGTCCATCTCAGACTTGCGTACGCAGTTCGCCACGGACCGCGGCCGCGTGAAGGCGGTCGACGGGATCGACCTGACCATCCGCGAAGGGGAGACGGTCGGTCTCGTCGGCGAGAGCGGGTCCGGCAAGAGCGTGACGGCGCTGTCCGCGATGGACCTCGTCGACGACCCCGGCGAGGTCGTCGGCGGGCAGGTCGAGTTCCACGACCCCGATCTCGCGCGCCGCCTCGCCGAGGAGTATCCAGGCCGCGCCGACGAGTTCGTCGACCGGAGCGAGGGCGTCGTCGACCTCACGAGCGCGCCCGAGGCCGCGATGCGGAGCGTCCGCGGCGGCGAGATGAGCATGATCTTCCAGGACCCGATGACGTCGCTCAACCCGGCGCTGACGGTGGGCGAGCAGGTCGCCGAGAGCCTGCAGCTCCACCAGTACGGCGGGCGCAAACCCGACAACTGGTGGAACGCCGTCAGGGAGACGCTCCCCTCGCTCCGGGGCGGCGGCATCAGCGAGGAGGTGCTGAACGCGACGGCGGAGATCCTCGCCGAGGTGGGCATCCCCGAGCCGGAGGCGCGTCTCGACGACTACCCCCACGAGTTCTCCGGCGGGATGCGCCAGCGCGTGCTCATCGCCATCGCGCTCGCCTGCCGGCCCCAACTGCTGATCGCCGACGAGCCGACGACCGCGCTCGACGTGACCATTCAGGCCCAGATCCTCGACCTGATCAACGACCTGCAGGAGGAGTTCGGGATGTCCGTACTCTTCATCACCCACGACCTCGGCGTCGTCGCCGAGACGTGCGACCGCGTCGCGGTGATGTACGCCGGCGAGATCGTCGAGGAGGGCCCCGTCGAGGAGATATTCCACAACCCCAGCCACCCCTACACCTACACGCTTCTGGAGTCGATCCCGAGCGAGGACAAAGACCGCCTGACGCCGATCGAGGGCAACGTCCCGGACCTCATCGACATGCCGCCGGGCTGCAACTTCGCCCCGCGCTGCCCCTGGGCCCAGCCCGAGTGCACCGAGGGGGAGATCCCCTACCTCCAGCACGGCCCCGACGACGTGAACCACCGCGCGAAGTGCGTCCTCGAGGAGTTCGACACGTCCGAGTACGGCGACGACGGGGCGGGCGTCAGCGCCGAGAGCGAGGTGTTCACCGGCGACCCGCTCGTCTCGGTCGACGGCCTGAAAAAGCACTTCTCGCAGGCCGACGACCTGCTCGACAAGTGGCTCGCGGACGAGCCACAGGCGGTCCGGGCGGTCGACGGCGTCGACTTCGACCTCTACGAGGGGGAGACGCTCGGCCTCGTCGGCGAGTCGGGCTGCGGCAAGTCCACGACGGGCCGGGCGCTGCTGCGCCTCGTCGAGCCGACGGACGGCACGGTGCTGTACGCCGGCGACGACCTCGCGACGCTCGACGACGACGCCCTCCGCGAGCGCCGCAAGGACATGCAGATGATCTTCCAGGACCCGCTGTCCTCGCTCGACCCGCGCATGACCGTCGCCCAGACGATCATGGAGCCGCTGAAGATCCACGACCTGCCGGAGGAGAGCGAGCACGGCGACCGATCGGAGCGACGGGCGCGTCAGGAGCGGGTGGACGAGCTCATCGAGGCCGTCGGCCTCGACCCGGACCAGCGGGACCGTTACCCCCACGAGCTCTCGGGGGGCCAGCGCCAGCGCGTCGGCATCGCGCGGGCGCTCGCAGTCGACCCGGACTTCATCGTCGCGGACGAACCGGTCTCGGCGCTCGACGTCTCCGTGCAGGCCCAGATCCTCAACCTGCTCGAGGACCTCCAGGAGGAGTTCGACCTGACCTACCTGTTCATCGCTCACGACCTCTCCGTCGTCCGGCACATCAGCGACCGCGTCGCCGTCATGTACCTCGGGAAGATAGTCGAGGTCGCGGAGACGGACGAGCTGTTCGCCGACCCGAAACACCCCTACACGCGGGCACTGCTCTCCTCCATCCCGGAGCCCGACCCGCTCGCCGACACCGACGACCGGATCATCCTGGAGGGGGACGTGCCGAGCCCCATCGACCCGCCGAGCGGCTGCCGGTTCCGGACGCGGTGTCCCGAGGTCATCCCGCCGGAGGACCTCGACGTCGACCAGGCGACGTACCGCGAAATAATGGACTACCGCGAGCGCGTCGAGGACGAGGCCATCCCCGTCGAGGCCATCGAGGCCTCCTCCGCCGACGTGGCCGACGCCAAGGCGGCGACCGACGGCGGACAGACCCCGGTCGAACCCGCTGAAACCGACGCGACGCGGGCGTCGACCGTCGCCGACCTCCGCGAGCGCCTGTTCGACAGGCCGCCCCGCGGCGAGGCCGGCGACGTGGTAGACGAGTCGCTCCGCCTCGTCGTCGACGAGGAGTGGGACCGGGCCGCGGAACTCCTCTGCGACAACTTCGAGAGCGTTTGCGAGCGCGAGTCGCCCGAACTCGGTCGCGACCGCCACCCGGCGGCCTGCCACTTATACCCCGACAGTTAA